The Corynebacterium callunae DSM 20147 genomic sequence GCTTCAACGTGCTCAACTACTTCACCTCCCTCGGCATGAATGAGGAAGGCTGCGAGGCTTATACCGATATCAATGGCACTCCAGTAACCGCCAATAACTGTGATGTCCGTGGTGCTTATACTGCTGAAGCTTTGGCTGATCAGCAAAGCAAGATCGTCGACGCCATCAACCGCTTGGACGTTGATGTTTTGGGCTTGGAAGAAATTGAGAACACCGCAACTGTCACCGGCGATATCACCCGCCGCGATGAAGCGCTGAATACCCTGGTTGATGCTCTAAATGCAGCTGCTGGCACCGAGCGTTGGGCTGCTGTGGAATCCCCCACCCAGCTTGGCACCGATGAGGATTATATTCGTGTTGCTTTCATTTACGACAAGACCACGGTAAAACCAGTTGGCGAATCCCGCATCTTTGATGATCCTGCTTTCACCGGCACCGCACGTCAGCCTTTGGCCCAGGAATTCCAGCCACTGGATGAAACCAAGGAATCCTTCGTGGGCGTAGTTAACCACTTCAAGTCCAAGGGTTCTGTTGCCAATGGCGATGCCGACACCGGTGATGGCCAGGGCAACAACGCAAATATCCGCGTCGCTCAGGCGCAGGCGCTTATTGACCACCTGGAGAACCAGGATGACTGGGCTTCCAAGCCAGTGTTTATCCTGGGCGATACCAACTCCTACAGCAAAGAAGCTTCAATGACCACCCTTTATGGCGCTGGTTTTAGCAATATTGCCGAGCAGTTTAATGCTGGCCAGAGCTACCAATTTGATGGTCGCATTGGTTCCCTCGACCACGCGTTGGGCAATGCTGAAGCAATGGACAACGTGGTCGACGCCGAGGTCTGGGATATCAACGCCGATGAATCCATCGCTTTTGAGTACTCCCGTCGCCTCAACAACACCACCGATGTTTTTGCGGCTGATCCTTTCCGCTCCTCAGACCACGATCCCATCAAGGTTGGTTTCAACCTTGAGTCCGTGGACGCCCCAGTCGTCCCTGGTGATGACAGTGATGACAGTGATGACGAAGACAATGCCACCGGCAGCTCCCCCAGCCGCACCGTGTGGGCTGTCATTGCCGCCATCTTGGCAGCAATCGGCTTCGCTCTGCCATTCCTGAAGTTCTAAGACGCTTTTCGACGCCTCCCCCTGCAGACCTTAGGGTCTGCAGGGGGTTTAGCGTTGCATGGCTTGAGAATAACTTTGCGGTTGTGCACCTAGTGCTAAAGCGCCCAATGCTGCATTGCGAAAATCACGTGCCACCTTCGGATTCTCCAAGTTTCGAGCCGAGGCGGATAAACGCACGGTATTGCCACGTGCTGCGCCACGTGAGACTGCATTAATGACATTTTTGCGCCACCATTTAGCTGCACCAAAACCTTCACCGACGGAAAGATTGCGGCAGGCAAGAAAGTCCCCTGTTTTTAAGTTATGCATTCCCCTGGTGGAGGCCGCAAAATCAAAATCAAACTCACTTAGAACCTCAAAGGTCCCCTCTGACATGCGCCACCTAGGTGGGGCAAAAACACTAAAGTTGAAGCCGATTTTTTCCATTTGCCTAATTGCTCCAATAAGGCGCAGTCGCGCTTCATGGGCTTCCAAACTGGCAAACTCGGAACGTCGGCCTTGGACTGGCTGATCAAATCCATTAAGGATCAGCTCATGGCCAATTTCGCGGTGTTTTTCTAACCACTTGCGGGTTTCTTTATCTTTGGCAAGGCGCCAATCCCCGTCAATACGGGGCGCAACCAAAAGTGAGACCTCGATCCCGTCGGCGCGCAGGTCTTTAATAAGCCCGTCGGCCGCTGATCGGGTCTGGTCGAAAATACTGGAAACAGATACAAGAAGACGGCCGGACATGCATATTATTCTTGCACGTCCGGCCGTTATCGTCTTGTTGAAAGCTAATGAGTGTTAGCTTCTGATTCTTCAACCTCTACATAGGGGTTTTCACCATTAAGTACACTGCGTGCTCGTGCTGAATCCAAAGTGCCAGTCCACTTGCCAACCAACAAGGTTGCCACTGAGTTACCAGCAAAGTTGGTCAGTGCACGGGCCTCAGACATGAACTTATCAATACCCACGATGACATCCACACCATGCAGAAGTTCTGGGCGGTGAGAGGACAAACCAGCGGCAAGAGTTGCAATACCCGCACCGGAGACACCAGCTGCACCCTTAGAAGCGATGATCATAAAGACCAGGAGGCCAATTTGCTCACCCAGGCTCATCTCTACATTCATTGCATCAGCAATAAAGATGGATGCCATGGTCAGGTAGATTGCGGTGCCATCCAGGTTGAAGGAGTAACCGGTTGGAACAACAATGCCGACAGTTGGCTTTGCAACACCAATGTGCTCCATCTTGCGCATCAAGCTTGGCAGTGCGGACTCGGAGGAGGAAGTTGCAAAAATCAGCAGGAATTCCTTGCCCAGGTAGCGGCACAGCTTGAAGATATTAAAGCCGGTGAAGGCCTTAAGAACTGCACCCAAAATACCGAAGATGAAGATGAAACAGGTGATGTAGAAGGCCAGAATCAAAATGCCCAGCTGAACAACTGCATCAAATCCGGTTTCACCGACAACACCGGCCATGGCGCCAAAGGCACCAACTGGAGCCAACCACAAAATCCAGTTCAGGATCTTGAAGATCAACTTCTGCATATGAGACACAAAGTCCAAGATGGGCTGGCCTTTATCTCCCATGGACTGCGCAGCAAAACCAACCAAGATGGCAATAAAGAGCACCTGCAGCACAGATCCGCTGGTAAATGCAGAGAAGAAGGTATCAGGGATGATGGACTGAATAAAGCCCATCAAGCCTTCGTGGCTTTCTTCAGGCTTAGCAAAAGTAGATTCTGAATCCACTGGAATGTTCAGACCTGAACCTGGCTGGATGAGGTTGCCTACGACCAGGCCGATAGCCAGTGCGAAGGTGGACATGGTGATGAAGTACGCCAGTGCGATGCCGCCGGCACGACCAACGGTGGCTGCTGCCTTAACTGAGCCAATGCCCAGCACCAAGGTACAGAAGATAACGGGTGCGATGATCATCTTGATCAAAGACACAAACATGGTTCCCAGGACTTTAAGCTCTTTGCCGAGTTCTGGGGAAATTAGACCAACAGTAATGCCAGCGATCAATGCAATGATTACTGCGATGTAGAGCCAGTGGGTGCGATCCTTCTTTGCCGGTTTCGCTACCACGATGTGCTCATTTTTAATGTCGCTGTGAGATGACTCAGGATGCGAGCTCATGAGAATCCTTCTTCAAGCTAAGGGAAAGCATCGTTTCAGCAATGCCACTAATTGAGCTGCCAGGTGACATTTAAATATCAGCACCCTGACAGGAATGGGAAAATTATGTAAAAGTTTGGGCCAAGACGCAAAGTGCGAATTTTGTGGCGCAGCGCATTAATTGGTGCTAATTTATGGCACCGCACGTCAGGGGCCTAAATCGGGTGTAATGTCAAACTTTGCAAATTTCTACTAAAATACAGAAATACCCCCAAAAGTGTTTTTGGGGGTAAAATCTTGTTCGCTTGGCGAACAGTCTTATTCTGTTACGCCCGTGGCCTGGTTAATCAGCCAACCGTATTCAAAAGCGGTCTCGCGCCACTTCTCATAACGTCCCGACACTCCACCATGACCAGCAACCATTTCGGTCTTTAGGAGGAACTCTCCACCGGTAGCAGTTGATCGCAACTTGGCCACCCATTTTGCTGGTTCCACATAAAGCACGCGGGTGTCATTAAGTGAAGTTACTGCCAAGATATTGGGGTATTTCTTGGCCTCCACATTTTCATATGGAGCATAGGAAGCCATGTAGTCATAGACCTCCTTATTGTGCAAAGGATCGCCCCACTCATCCCACTCAATAACTGTCAAAGGCAACTCTGGCATCAACATTGAAGTCAAAGGATCCACAAAAGGAACGTTGGCTTCAATTGCTTTAAAACGATCCCCTGCCATATTGGCGATAGCACCCATGAGCATGCCACCTGCCGAACCACCCTCCGCAACCAACATGTCAGGTGCAGTAAGTCCCTGTGCAATGAGTGCATCAGCGACATCAATAAAGTCAGTGAAGGTGTTTTTCTTGGTCAGCATCTTGCCATTGTCATACCATCCGCGGCCCATCTCGCCACCACCACGAACGTGAGCAATTGCGAAAATCATTCCACGATCCATCAAGGACAATCGTGCAATGGAAAACCCTGGATCAATGGAGGATTCATAGGATCCATATCCATATAACAATGCCGGGTTTGGCTT encodes the following:
- a CDS encoding C4-dicarboxylate transporter DctA — its product is MSSHPESSHSDIKNEHIVVAKPAKKDRTHWLYIAVIIALIAGITVGLISPELGKELKVLGTMFVSLIKMIIAPVIFCTLVLGIGSVKAAATVGRAGGIALAYFITMSTFALAIGLVVGNLIQPGSGLNIPVDSESTFAKPEESHEGLMGFIQSIIPDTFFSAFTSGSVLQVLFIAILVGFAAQSMGDKGQPILDFVSHMQKLIFKILNWILWLAPVGAFGAMAGVVGETGFDAVVQLGILILAFYITCFIFIFGILGAVLKAFTGFNIFKLCRYLGKEFLLIFATSSSESALPSLMRKMEHIGVAKPTVGIVVPTGYSFNLDGTAIYLTMASIFIADAMNVEMSLGEQIGLLVFMIIASKGAAGVSGAGIATLAAGLSSHRPELLHGVDVIVGIDKFMSEARALTNFAGNSVATLLVGKWTGTLDSARARSVLNGENPYVEVEESEANTH
- a CDS encoding DUF2334 domain-containing protein; the protein is MSGRLLVSVSSIFDQTRSAADGLIKDLRADGIEVSLLVAPRIDGDWRLAKDKETRKWLEKHREIGHELILNGFDQPVQGRRSEFASLEAHEARLRLIGAIRQMEKIGFNFSVFAPPRWRMSEGTFEVLSEFDFDFAASTRGMHNLKTGDFLACRNLSVGEGFGAAKWWRKNVINAVSRGAARGNTVRLSASARNLENPKVARDFRNAALGALALGAQPQSYSQAMQR